One window from the genome of Pseudoalteromonas sp. '520P1 No. 423' encodes:
- a CDS encoding TonB-dependent siderophore receptor codes for MNFIRGSLFSLAFIFINTACADEDIFSLSLEELVEIEVTSASLFKESLADVPVPITVITAQMIDETGARNLKDLLTTFIPNFTSVEDQNEQNVAARGVFTSSQQKILIMIEGHRLNSRSYSMAAPDYGISLDKIKQIEVLRGPASSLYGNVALTATINIILKKGSELDSTLVTLGLAKNNTQQVNFLHGQTIADLDVLAWGQYFKSEGDTINIPNSPIYLSKTSQSDSAIIGGYDDLPSYDIGAKIKDDNWSFYANWRRGHYIEPFSGGGKTGEPYDYDDYAKLNGIGPGLGWQSQHYNFSFDKQLNNWLWHQEIYLDENEINSLVVVNPETKTYLAPSWRERSVGLISSINKQTQNANYLIGFQYDAMKIKDSELLTSFEGSDLLPIEGRADLLPKAKESIASIFVQMKYRLNDLWLANIGARYDYKSRYETEYIEDFSPRLSLVYNKSEQFNLKLSYASSFVDATFWNRFSTLPSFQGSENLKPERLESIQLTPTFTLLDQNLILSTNIYYNELSDFIFRDNNADILGPNYINAGELKSWGVEFEGQYQHKDVSLKVVVGYQKAISSENYGETDGDVHNVPSLTANFISTIAVSPNSDFNLIIRYIGSQTSPIFMEGEVNAKEYSVDPALVLNANYQHQITSDFNIEFNLHNVLDHQYEQGGTTVHPYPQQGRSAKVSLSYKF; via the coding sequence TTGAACTTTATTCGCGGTAGTTTATTCAGTTTAGCTTTTATCTTTATCAATACAGCCTGTGCTGATGAAGATATATTTTCTCTATCTTTAGAAGAGCTAGTCGAAATAGAAGTTACTTCGGCTTCTCTTTTTAAAGAGTCCCTCGCAGATGTGCCTGTACCTATTACTGTGATCACAGCTCAAATGATAGACGAAACGGGCGCTCGCAATTTAAAAGATTTATTAACCACCTTTATACCAAACTTCACCAGTGTAGAAGACCAAAATGAGCAAAATGTAGCTGCTCGAGGTGTATTCACATCTTCACAGCAAAAAATATTAATCATGATTGAAGGGCATAGGTTAAATAGCCGTAGCTACTCTATGGCGGCGCCTGATTATGGGATTAGTTTAGATAAAATTAAACAAATAGAAGTTCTTAGAGGTCCTGCTTCATCTTTATATGGCAATGTTGCATTAACAGCGACTATCAATATTATTTTGAAAAAAGGCAGTGAGCTAGATTCAACTCTAGTAACCCTTGGCTTAGCTAAAAATAATACGCAACAAGTTAATTTCTTACACGGTCAAACTATCGCTGATTTAGATGTACTTGCTTGGGGACAGTATTTTAAAAGTGAAGGGGATACAATTAATATTCCTAATAGTCCTATTTATTTATCCAAGACAAGTCAAAGTGATAGTGCCATTATTGGTGGTTATGATGATCTACCTAGCTACGATATAGGCGCTAAAATTAAAGATGATAATTGGAGCTTTTATGCCAATTGGCGAAGGGGTCATTATATAGAGCCTTTTTCTGGCGGTGGTAAAACTGGTGAGCCTTATGATTACGATGATTATGCAAAGTTAAATGGCATAGGGCCAGGTTTAGGTTGGCAATCGCAACATTATAATTTTAGTTTTGATAAGCAACTTAATAATTGGTTATGGCATCAAGAAATATACCTGGATGAAAATGAAATTAATTCTTTAGTGGTCGTGAACCCGGAAACAAAAACTTATTTGGCGCCTTCATGGCGAGAGCGTTCAGTTGGTTTGATCTCTAGTATTAATAAACAAACTCAAAATGCTAATTATTTAATTGGCTTTCAGTATGACGCTATGAAGATAAAAGATAGCGAACTGTTAACTTCTTTTGAAGGCTCAGACTTATTACCTATTGAGGGTAGAGCTGATTTATTACCAAAAGCAAAGGAGTCTATCGCATCAATATTTGTGCAAATGAAATATAGGTTAAACGACTTATGGCTTGCTAATATTGGGGCTAGATATGATTATAAATCCCGTTATGAAACTGAATATATTGAAGATTTCAGCCCGAGATTGTCTTTGGTTTATAACAAAAGTGAACAATTCAATTTAAAACTGTCTTACGCATCGTCATTTGTAGATGCAACTTTTTGGAATCGCTTTAGTACCTTGCCCTCTTTTCAAGGAAGTGAAAACTTAAAGCCTGAAAGGTTAGAATCTATACAGTTAACACCCACATTTACGCTTTTAGATCAAAATCTAATACTGTCTACCAATATTTATTATAACGAATTGAGCGACTTTATTTTTAGGGATAATAACGCTGATATTTTAGGTCCAAACTATATCAATGCCGGAGAGCTAAAAAGCTGGGGGGTAGAGTTTGAAGGTCAATATCAACATAAAGATGTGAGTTTAAAAGTTGTGGTAGGTTACCAAAAAGCGATTAGTTCAGAAAATTATGGTGAAACTGACGGCGATGTTCATAATGTACCAAGCTTAACTGCAAACTTCATCAGTACGATAGCAGTATCACCAAACAGTGATTTTAATTTAATTATTCGTTATATCGGCTCGCAAACGTCACCTATTTTTATGGAAGGTGAGGTCAATGCTAAAGAGTATAGTGTTGATCCAGCATTAGTATTAAATGCAAATTATCAACACCAAATCACATCTGACTTTAATATTGAGTTTAATTTACATAATGTATTAGACCATCAATACGAGCAAGGCGGTACGACAGTGCATCCTTATCCTCAGCAGGGACGAAGCGCTAAAGTCTCATTGAGTTATAAATTCTAA
- the ccoG gene encoding cytochrome c oxidase accessory protein CcoG gives MKFDIKEEDMIIKPYKTDGPIYVREQKGYFQKIRRVMGWILMLSFILIPFIQYNGQQAVLLDVAQQQFRIFGVTYWPQDFMILACLFMGAAFALFFITVWLGRVWCGYMCPQTIWTLAFIWVEHKIEGTRNQRIKLDKSPWSVSKVSKKFAKHSIWLILSLFTATTFMSYFIPATDLYSEMLSLEWSGITSGWVFLFAICTYGNAGWLREKMCIYMCPYSRFQAVMFDKDTLIVAYDTARGENRGRRKRKDDPKKLGLGDCVDCNLCVEVCPAGIDIRNGMQYECINCGLCIDACDDTMDKFGYEKGLIKYTSEHALSGKSVNKFRLKLVGYGVLTVLLFVLMGLWAFNRVPLETSILRDRNALYRVNYEGLVENTYTLRIINKTQKPLHFNITSDGVLGGILDVSKDIKIGSGLMHRVPVTITADGYDIKKKITDVNFTIQSVENPDIKLVKTSRFYKN, from the coding sequence ATGAAATTCGATATTAAAGAAGAAGATATGATCATCAAGCCCTATAAAACCGATGGGCCGATCTATGTCAGAGAACAAAAAGGATACTTTCAAAAAATTCGCAGAGTTATGGGTTGGATACTCATGCTTAGCTTCATCCTGATCCCTTTTATTCAATATAATGGTCAGCAAGCCGTTTTATTAGATGTTGCTCAGCAGCAGTTCCGTATCTTTGGTGTCACTTATTGGCCGCAAGATTTCATGATCTTAGCTTGTCTATTTATGGGGGCTGCTTTTGCTTTATTTTTTATCACGGTTTGGTTAGGTCGTGTTTGGTGTGGCTATATGTGTCCGCAAACAATTTGGACTTTAGCATTTATTTGGGTGGAGCATAAAATTGAAGGCACACGTAATCAGAGGATCAAATTAGATAAATCTCCTTGGTCAGTAAGTAAAGTTAGTAAAAAATTCGCTAAGCATAGTATTTGGCTAATTTTATCTCTATTCACAGCAACAACTTTTATGTCGTATTTTATTCCTGCTACTGATTTGTATAGTGAAATGTTGTCACTTGAATGGTCTGGTATCACCAGTGGTTGGGTATTTTTATTTGCTATTTGTACTTATGGCAATGCGGGTTGGTTAAGAGAAAAAATGTGCATATACATGTGCCCATATTCTCGTTTCCAAGCGGTCATGTTTGATAAAGATACTTTAATTGTTGCTTACGATACAGCACGAGGCGAAAACAGAGGCCGCCGTAAACGTAAAGATGACCCTAAAAAACTTGGTTTAGGTGACTGTGTTGACTGTAACTTATGTGTAGAGGTATGTCCGGCAGGTATCGATATTCGTAATGGTATGCAGTATGAGTGTATTAACTGTGGTTTATGTATTGATGCATGTGACGATACGATGGATAAATTTGGTTATGAAAAAGGTTTAATTAAATATACCAGTGAGCATGCACTATCTGGTAAAAGCGTCAATAAATTTAGGTTGAAGCTTGTCGGTTATGGTGTATTGACAGTTTTATTATTTGTACTTATGGGTTTGTGGGCATTTAACCGTGTACCGTTAGAAACCTCTATATTAAGAGATCGTAATGCACTTTACCGTGTTAATTATGAAGGTTTAGTTGAGAATACTTATACTTTAAGAATTATAAACAAAACACAAAAACCACTGCACTTTAATATTACATCAGACGGTGTATTAGGTGGCATACTCGATGTATCAAAAGACATTAAAATTGGTTCAGGGTTGATGCATCGAGTCCCTGTCACCATCACCGCTGACGGATATGATATTAAAAAGAAAATAACAGATGTGAATTTTACAATTCAATCGGTAGAAAACCCAGATATTAAGCTAGTTAAAACATCTCGGTTTTATAAAAACTAA
- a CDS encoding alpha/beta hydrolase-fold protein: MAKNIELPVVLPSKFASHDVKFKVYLPDGYKDDSDERYPVFYTTAGGSRINVLKEQLAWLSHVGFGALPKVIIVTVPYIEIETDMEPKYISASGINSDLTIEVLNQEVMPYINKHFKTHPFNILEGFSSSGNFPLYVLANKPELFNAYISVSPALVLDKSGLLTKFDNRLASPDYKNKSLYLSLGSFTSNAPLFEGLEKKLNQYAHNDLTWHTEDFRTDNYMTGPMVGVSKAVQKLFSDRSPADMTQFKASGVKSVEVYYDNLKAKYGYELSSINTLMDLSDMQLKDSQYTDAIKTLKLVVNQSPENAYYLTRLAKAQLAAKKNRAAKQTYNKALILAKAKGDDESIQFIQNKLKVLKL; the protein is encoded by the coding sequence ATGGCAAAAAATATAGAGCTGCCTGTGGTATTGCCGAGTAAGTTTGCCAGTCATGATGTTAAATTTAAGGTGTATTTACCTGATGGTTATAAAGATGACTCTGATGAGCGTTATCCTGTATTTTATACAACAGCAGGAGGCAGTCGAATAAACGTTCTGAAAGAACAATTAGCTTGGTTGAGCCATGTAGGTTTTGGTGCTTTACCTAAAGTGATTATCGTCACAGTGCCTTATATTGAAATTGAAACAGATATGGAGCCTAAATATATTTCTGCCTCAGGTATCAATAGTGATTTAACTATTGAAGTTTTAAATCAAGAAGTGATGCCTTATATAAACAAACACTTTAAAACACATCCGTTTAATATTTTAGAAGGCTTTTCCAGTAGTGGTAATTTTCCTTTATATGTTTTAGCTAATAAACCTGAACTATTTAATGCATATATTAGCGTAAGCCCTGCTTTAGTTTTGGATAAATCAGGTTTATTGACTAAATTTGATAATCGATTGGCTTCGCCTGATTATAAAAATAAAAGTCTATATTTAAGCCTAGGCAGCTTCACTAGTAATGCCCCTTTATTTGAGGGATTAGAAAAGAAGTTAAATCAATATGCGCATAATGATTTAACTTGGCATACAGAAGATTTTCGAACAGATAATTATATGACTGGGCCTATGGTAGGTGTATCTAAAGCGGTGCAAAAACTATTTTCAGACCGTAGCCCTGCAGATATGACGCAATTTAAAGCATCTGGGGTAAAGAGTGTAGAGGTTTATTACGATAATTTAAAAGCGAAATATGGTTATGAGTTATCTTCAATTAATACTTTGATGGATTTAAGTGATATGCAATTAAAGGACTCTCAATATACTGATGCGATTAAAACTCTTAAATTGGTAGTCAATCAATCACCAGAAAACGCTTATTACTTAACACGTTTAGCAAAAGCGCAATTGGCCGCTAAGAAGAATAGAGCGGCCAAACAGACTTATAATAAAGCGCTTATTTTAGCTAAAGCAAAGGGTGATGACGAAAGCATTCAATTTATCCAAAATAAATTAAAAGTATTAAAATTATAA
- a CDS encoding sigma-54-dependent Fis family transcriptional regulator: MAHPIKQFLADSELLLNAVGEGIYGFDLDGNAVFINPAAERMTGWKAKHLLGKNIHKYHHHSHADGSDYPAEECNIYNTMRDGIERKITHEVFWRQDGTSFPVEYTSTPVHKDGKLIGAVAVFRDVSQQRETDQALRDALKTVQQLTEKLQAENTYLQAEINEGWADSGLVGKTDCFKQMLSQIELVGQTDSTVLILGENGTGKEVIARNLHQLSARCHSPLVKVNCAAFTASLLESELFGYEKGAFTGANEIRKGRFELAHKGTLFLDEVGELPLEAQSKLLRVLQEREFERVGGNQTIAVDIRIIAATNQNLLKMVEQGKFRMDLYYRLNVFPIEVPALRQRIEDIPALAKSILHQLNQKLHKQVEGINNRSLDKLMRYNWPGNIRELQNILEREMILSTGKILHIKQNFNISKNVPNITKVPLAEIEKRYILEVLSECRWRIGGEQGAAQILGMPDSTLRSRMKKLNISRN, encoded by the coding sequence GTGGCACACCCAATAAAGCAATTTTTAGCAGACTCTGAATTATTACTAAACGCCGTAGGTGAAGGTATTTATGGTTTTGATTTAGATGGCAATGCGGTATTTATTAATCCAGCAGCTGAACGTATGACAGGCTGGAAAGCAAAGCATTTATTGGGTAAAAACATCCATAAATATCATCATCATAGTCATGCTGATGGCAGTGATTATCCAGCAGAAGAATGTAATATCTATAATACAATGCGCGATGGTATTGAACGCAAAATTACCCATGAAGTCTTTTGGCGTCAAGATGGCACGAGTTTTCCTGTTGAATATACATCTACACCGGTTCATAAGGATGGCAAGTTAATAGGTGCAGTTGCAGTATTTAGAGATGTAAGCCAGCAAAGGGAAACAGATCAGGCGTTACGCGATGCATTAAAAACAGTACAACAACTTACGGAAAAACTCCAAGCTGAAAATACTTACTTACAAGCTGAGATTAATGAAGGTTGGGCTGATTCTGGTTTAGTTGGTAAAACTGATTGTTTTAAACAAATGTTGTCGCAAATAGAGTTAGTAGGGCAAACAGATAGTACAGTATTAATTTTAGGTGAAAATGGCACAGGTAAAGAAGTCATCGCTAGAAATTTACACCAGTTAAGCGCTCGATGCCACTCTCCATTAGTAAAAGTAAATTGCGCGGCATTTACTGCAAGTTTATTAGAGTCAGAGTTATTCGGTTATGAAAAAGGTGCTTTCACAGGGGCAAATGAAATACGTAAAGGACGTTTTGAGCTGGCACATAAAGGGACTTTATTTTTAGATGAAGTTGGCGAGCTGCCGTTAGAGGCGCAAAGTAAACTTTTGCGGGTTTTGCAAGAAAGAGAATTTGAACGAGTGGGCGGTAATCAAACTATTGCTGTTGATATTCGTATTATTGCTGCTACTAATCAAAATTTACTCAAAATGGTTGAACAAGGTAAGTTTAGAATGGACCTATATTACCGTCTTAATGTTTTTCCGATTGAGGTGCCTGCATTAAGACAACGTATTGAAGACATTCCTGCTTTAGCTAAAAGCATATTACATCAATTAAATCAAAAACTGCATAAACAAGTCGAGGGTATTAATAATCGCAGTTTAGATAAATTAATGCGTTATAACTGGCCGGGTAACATTCGTGAATTACAAAATATCCTAGAAAGAGAAATGATTTTATCTACAGGTAAAATTCTGCATATTAAACAAAACTTTAATATCAGTAAAAACGTGCCAAACATTACAAAAGTACCACTAGCTGAAATTGAAAAACGCTATATTTTAGAAGTATTAAGTGAATGTCGTTGGCGTATAGGCGGTGAACAAGGTGCAGCTCAAATATTGGGTATGCCAGATAGTACTTTGAGATCTCGAATGAAAAAATTAAATATAAGTCGTAATTAA
- a CDS encoding winged helix-turn-helix domain-containing protein has product MKPVWIDGNKIDWQRSELITPASTTSIEPKILAVLKVLVEANGDVVSQQLILDAVWKSVVVAPNALQRCIAQLRKLFSDDAKTQKVIKTHPKKGYSLVANISLSAPVLNNLIDEKNKSSQSDIKHSSTQAKLYVFLVTVIIFFIGFYLVKSFNGFEKQYKTMESFTSSDSIESMPSLSHDKQLLAYINTQADDEFSDKSQLIIKHLPSQTESVLLTDTRFKGRLSFSPDNQSITYSQVRFFNNTKCASIMQLTIETKKVKQLIPCENSFYHDAQWLDSNTLITLKTNKIGDSEFILFDVLSNKQTKFTTDFQKPISFAYNPLSQHMAVISQSINDKYQLSFSALNLINSKLITTNHYPLPMSNVNQAQPKWFNENKLIIAADKKIYWFDNSGLMNTTEILTPNTIFSAQPFNSHGDILAVLGQQDMDVRLRTWDKTNSDNFTDHVVERSTKKEYSSKFQPNTQNIGLVSNRTGHDQIWLNSSQGLKQLTDIKNEPISTFLWSTNGNKLAFLTDNAVWTKTLNNPEKALKLNFKVKGIYQWWQDGNSDYLLVNALIFDKASNKTQPKIISLNLKTLDFTVEFIGENYWAQKTSTNTLVMNDHQGRIFKLVNNQKQIIKDLDHITVQWRYYWRNNMLYIQDKQQNIWQYDAIKDQANIIQQSDLNSLFMTDFNPLEMKMLSDNYAPQQKDLVLLKAAN; this is encoded by the coding sequence ATGAAACCTGTTTGGATAGATGGAAACAAAATAGATTGGCAACGCAGCGAACTTATCACCCCAGCGAGTACCACCTCTATAGAGCCAAAAATATTAGCTGTTTTAAAAGTACTGGTTGAAGCTAATGGCGATGTTGTTTCACAACAGCTAATTTTAGATGCCGTATGGAAAAGTGTCGTAGTTGCACCCAATGCACTTCAGCGCTGTATTGCACAACTAAGAAAGCTATTTTCGGATGATGCAAAAACACAAAAGGTGATCAAAACACACCCTAAAAAAGGTTATAGTTTAGTTGCTAATATCTCTTTATCAGCCCCAGTCCTAAATAACTTAATTGATGAGAAAAACAAAAGTTCACAATCCGATATAAAGCATTCATCAACACAAGCTAAACTCTATGTGTTTTTGGTCACTGTAATTATTTTCTTTATTGGTTTTTACTTAGTGAAATCATTTAATGGTTTTGAAAAGCAATATAAAACAATGGAGTCATTCACAAGTTCAGACAGTATAGAGAGCATGCCATCCCTATCTCATGACAAACAATTGCTCGCATATATTAATACCCAAGCTGATGATGAATTTTCAGATAAATCTCAATTAATTATTAAACACTTACCTTCTCAAACAGAATCCGTTTTATTAACTGATACGCGTTTCAAAGGCAGACTCTCTTTCAGTCCAGATAATCAATCTATTACTTACTCACAAGTACGATTTTTTAATAACACAAAATGCGCATCTATAATGCAACTCACCATTGAAACCAAAAAAGTAAAACAACTTATTCCGTGTGAAAATAGCTTTTATCATGATGCGCAATGGCTTGATAGTAATACTTTAATAACACTAAAAACAAATAAGATAGGCGATAGCGAATTTATATTATTTGATGTTTTATCAAATAAACAAACAAAATTTACTACTGATTTTCAAAAGCCAATCAGCTTCGCCTATAACCCGCTCTCACAACACATGGCTGTTATCTCTCAATCTATTAACGATAAATACCAGTTATCATTTTCTGCACTCAACCTAATAAACTCAAAGCTGATCACAACTAATCACTACCCTTTACCTATGAGCAATGTAAATCAAGCTCAGCCAAAATGGTTTAATGAAAACAAACTAATAATTGCCGCAGATAAAAAAATATATTGGTTTGATAATTCAGGCCTAATGAATACCACAGAGATACTGACACCTAATACAATATTTTCTGCACAGCCGTTTAATTCTCATGGCGATATACTTGCAGTATTAGGCCAACAAGATATGGATGTTAGATTACGTACATGGGATAAAACTAATTCAGATAACTTTACTGATCACGTGGTTGAACGCTCTACAAAAAAGGAATATTCAAGTAAATTTCAACCAAACACTCAAAATATAGGTTTGGTATCAAACCGAACAGGGCATGATCAAATTTGGCTCAATAGCAGCCAAGGATTAAAACAATTAACGGATATCAAAAATGAACCAATAAGTACTTTTTTATGGTCTACAAATGGCAATAAATTAGCCTTTTTAACAGATAATGCAGTTTGGACTAAAACCTTAAACAACCCTGAAAAAGCATTAAAACTCAATTTTAAAGTCAAAGGTATTTACCAATGGTGGCAAGATGGAAACTCTGATTATTTATTAGTTAACGCATTAATATTTGATAAAGCGTCAAATAAAACCCAGCCAAAAATCATATCGCTTAACTTAAAAACTTTAGATTTTACTGTCGAATTTATAGGTGAAAACTATTGGGCACAAAAAACATCAACCAATACTTTGGTTATGAACGATCATCAAGGACGTATTTTTAAACTAGTTAATAATCAAAAACAAATAATTAAAGATTTAGATCACATAACAGTGCAGTGGCGCTATTACTGGCGCAACAACATGCTGTATATACAAGATAAGCAACAGAATATTTGGCAATATGATGCGATAAAAGACCAAGCAAATATTATTCAGCAGTCTGATTTAAACTCTCTGTTTATGACTGATTTCAATCCTTTAGAAATGAAAATGCTGTCAGACAATTACGCCCCACAGCAAAAAGATTTAGTGTTATTGAAAGCAGCAAACTAA
- a CDS encoding metallophosphoesterase: protein MKTHILLFTSFLACFTNLVSAAKLYSDGPYLIGGDKALMEYQINNNQLNISDYKGDLSIPKTFKINETDVYNNAEKIAAISDIHGQVDIFIQLLEKNGVIDAEHNWSWGKGHLVITGDIFDRGDTVTEALWLVYKLEQQAVKAGGKLHYLLGNHEYMVLRGDERYLHNKYISTLKVINRDLKALFAEDTVLGRWLRSKSTVIKVNSFVFLHGGIHQDFLDLNLSLEEANEQFRNSIGLSKKEVKSHDIYKVLHASTGPIWYRGFFKEGELDQKQIESLLKQLDAKRIIVGHTSMKQLETRFNDKILAIDASIKRGKNGELLIWQDNKFIRADMQGKQSLLFH from the coding sequence TTGAAAACTCATATTTTACTGTTCACAAGCTTCTTAGCTTGTTTTACAAATTTAGTATCAGCGGCAAAATTATATAGTGATGGGCCTTATTTGATTGGTGGTGATAAAGCTTTGATGGAATATCAAATTAATAATAATCAGCTCAACATCTCTGATTATAAAGGTGATTTATCAATCCCTAAAACATTTAAAATTAATGAAACAGATGTATATAACAATGCAGAAAAAATAGCTGCAATTAGTGATATACATGGTCAAGTTGATATTTTTATACAGTTACTTGAGAAAAACGGTGTGATTGATGCTGAGCATAACTGGAGTTGGGGCAAGGGACATTTAGTTATTACAGGTGATATTTTTGACCGTGGTGATACTGTGACAGAAGCATTATGGTTAGTCTATAAATTAGAGCAACAAGCAGTAAAGGCGGGCGGTAAATTACATTACTTATTAGGAAATCATGAATATATGGTTTTACGCGGAGATGAGCGTTACCTACATAATAAATATATCAGCACACTTAAAGTGATTAACCGAGATTTAAAAGCACTTTTTGCCGAAGATACAGTATTAGGTCGTTGGTTACGTAGCAAATCAACTGTCATTAAAGTTAATAGTTTTGTATTTTTACATGGTGGCATACATCAAGATTTCTTAGATTTAAACCTAAGCTTAGAAGAGGCTAATGAACAGTTTAGAAACAGTATAGGTCTTAGTAAAAAAGAGGTGAAATCTCATGATATATATAAAGTGCTGCATGCATCTACAGGGCCTATTTGGTATCGCGGTTTCTTTAAAGAGGGTGAGTTAGACCAAAAACAAATAGAAAGCTTATTAAAGCAACTAGATGCTAAGCGTATTATTGTGGGTCATACTTCGATGAAGCAACTTGAAACACGGTTTAACGATAAAATTTTAGCGATTGATGCCTCAATCAAAAGAGGTAAAAATGGCGAGTTACTCATTTGGCAAGACAATAAATTTATTCGTGCTGATATGCAGGGAAAACAATCGTTGTTGTTTCACTAG
- a CDS encoding pseudouridine synthase, translating to MIRLAKYIGHSGYCSRKQASRHIDAGDVMVNGKPANHIDHVTENDCITILGQRIKVDTQRVYYAYHKPVGIDCKLNMDDPASLSHSLPTEQRVYPIGRLDKDSRGLLILTNDGEFCNQMTHPDFSHEKEYLVKVQVKPQQQPLDNDFAKQMAGGLIVNKQLTLPCKVSILSADTFKIILSQGLNRQIRKMSHQLGYKVIDLKRIRFEKYHLADLPEGQLVKINKACIIL from the coding sequence ATGATAAGACTTGCTAAATATATAGGGCACAGTGGTTACTGTTCTCGAAAGCAGGCTTCAAGACATATTGATGCCGGTGATGTTATGGTTAATGGTAAGCCTGCCAATCATATTGATCATGTCACAGAGAATGATTGCATAACGATACTTGGACAGAGAATCAAAGTTGATACACAGCGTGTTTATTATGCTTATCATAAGCCTGTAGGTATTGATTGTAAGCTTAATATGGATGATCCAGCCAGTTTGAGTCATAGTTTACCAACAGAGCAGCGAGTTTATCCTATTGGCCGCTTAGATAAAGATTCGAGAGGGTTGTTAATTTTAACGAATGATGGTGAGTTCTGTAATCAAATGACTCACCCTGACTTTAGTCATGAAAAAGAATATTTGGTTAAGGTTCAAGTAAAACCACAGCAACAGCCTTTAGATAATGACTTTGCTAAACAGATGGCGGGTGGTTTGATTGTTAATAAGCAATTAACCTTGCCTTGTAAAGTATCTATACTTTCAGCTGATACTTTTAAAATTATACTCTCCCAGGGACTTAATCGTCAGATCCGAAAAATGAGTCATCAACTCGGTTATAAGGTGATTGATTTAAAACGCATCAGATTTGAGAAATATCACCTTGCCGACTTACCCGAAGGGCAGTTAGTTAAGATCAACAAGGCATGCATAATTCTATAG
- a CDS encoding RDD family protein translates to MEPKEFEDLHLSNEECREIITPYAFKINKSLLGLPLASANRRGFAILIDVFFIFVAAKLSAALISVVAALAFYRGMNDKYLPQTKIWLRKFLKFSAAIILFVASMALLDETVDYFEHSEDLITVSSDVTLTEQQQKGIEDYLEATKADECELSCQQTALNELKANNKDIANEGFFDNELTGQTDPKIVRAVIWGIYESYKSEQKKLQSKKDNSVSSPLETNHSLVEWIKVVITDLGLGFGWAAVYFTLFTLLWRGQTPGKKMMGIRVIALSGEYLNAWDSFGRYGGYGAGFATGLLGFMQIYWDPNRQAIQDKISATVVIKGDLPPIEVPFINEKETESDT, encoded by the coding sequence ATGGAACCTAAAGAATTTGAAGATCTTCATTTATCAAATGAAGAATGCAGAGAAATCATCACACCTTACGCCTTTAAAATTAACAAAAGCTTATTAGGGCTGCCGCTGGCAAGCGCTAATAGGCGTGGTTTTGCTATCTTGATAGATGTATTTTTTATATTTGTCGCTGCTAAACTCAGTGCTGCGCTAATATCGGTTGTGGCTGCGTTAGCATTTTATCGTGGCATGAATGATAAATACCTACCACAAACAAAAATTTGGCTACGTAAATTTTTAAAGTTTAGTGCTGCGATTATATTATTTGTGGCCAGTATGGCGTTATTAGATGAAACGGTTGATTATTTCGAGCATTCAGAAGATTTAATTACAGTTTCAAGTGATGTGACTTTGACTGAGCAGCAACAGAAAGGAATTGAGGATTATTTAGAAGCCACTAAAGCAGATGAATGTGAATTAAGCTGTCAGCAAACTGCGTTAAATGAACTAAAAGCGAATAACAAAGACATTGCAAATGAAGGTTTTTTTGATAATGAACTGACAGGCCAAACTGATCCAAAAATAGTAAGAGCGGTTATTTGGGGAATATATGAAAGTTATAAATCAGAGCAAAAAAAGCTGCAATCTAAAAAAGATAATTCAGTAAGTTCTCCTCTTGAAACAAACCATAGCTTAGTTGAGTGGATTAAAGTTGTCATTACCGATCTTGGTTTAGGATTTGGTTGGGCGGCTGTGTATTTTACGTTATTTACTTTGCTTTGGAGAGGTCAAACGCCAGGTAAAAAAATGATGGGTATTAGAGTAATCGCATTATCAGGTGAGTATTTAAATGCCTGGGATTCATTTGGTCGTTATGGCGGTTATGGCGCCGGTTTTGCTACAGGTTTATTGGGTTTTATGCAGATTTATTGGGATCCAAACCGACAAGCAATTCAAGATAAAATTAGTGCAACAGTTGTAATCAAAGGTGACTTACCACCAATAGAAGTGCCTTTTATAAATGAGAAAGAGACTGAAAGTGACACATGA